Proteins encoded within one genomic window of Diorhabda sublineata isolate icDioSubl1.1 chromosome 1, icDioSubl1.1, whole genome shotgun sequence:
- the LOC130442510 gene encoding ATP synthase subunit e, mitochondrial, producing MSALPAPVRVSPLIKFGRWSFLAFGIAYGAFHQNRLSKKEAAIREVESKIKADRDAKLAAEKKIAAEKEIKELEALAK from the exons ATGTCTGCTTTACCTGCTCCAGTTCGTGTATCGCCGTTGATTAAG TTTGGAAGATGGAGTTTTCTTGCCTTTGGCATTGCATATGGGGCCTTCCACCAAAATAGGCTGTCGAAGAAAGAAGCTGCCATTAGGGAAGTAGAATCTAAAATTAAAGCAGACCGTGATGCCAAACTAGCTGCAGAAAAGAAAATTGCAgctgaaaaagaaattaaagaactAGAGGCATTggctaaataa
- the LOC130449783 gene encoding tubulin alpha-1 chain, whose product MRECISVHVGQAGVQIGNACWELYCLEHGIQPDGQMPSDKTVGGGDDSFNTFFSETGAGKHVPRAVFVDLEPTVVDEVRTGTYRQLFHPEQLITGKEDAANNYARGHYTIGKEIVDLVLDRIRKLADQCTGLQGFLIFHSFGGGTGSGFTSLLMERLSVDYGKKSKLEFAIYPAPQVSTAVVEPYNSILTTHTTLEHSDCAFMVDNEAIYDICRRNLDIERPTYTNLNRLIGQIVSSITASLRFDGALNVDLTEFQTNLVPYPRIHFPLVTYAPVISAEKAYHEQLSVAEITNACFEPANQMVKCDPRHGKYMACCMLYRGDVVPKDVNAAIATIKTKRTIQFVDWCPTGFKVGINYQPPTVVPGGDLAKVQRAVCMLSNTTAIAEAWARLDHKFDLMYAKRAFVHWYVGEGMEEGEFSEAREDLAALEKDYEEVGMDSGEGEGEGAEEY is encoded by the exons ATG cgTGAATGTATCTCAGTCCATGTTGGCCAAGCTGGAGTCCAAATTGGAAATGCCTGTTGGGAATTGTACTGCCTGGAACATGGTATTCAACCTGATGGTCAGATGCCATCAGACAAAACTGTTGGAGGAGGCGATGACAGTTTCAACACTTTCTTTAGTGAAACTGGTGCCGGCAAACATGTTCCAAGAGCTGTTTTCGTAGATTTGGAACCAACAGTAGTGGATGAAGTACGTACTGGCACATACCGCCAATTGTTCCATCCAGAACAACTCATCACTGGTAAAGAAGATGCTGCCAACAATTACGCTAGAGGTCACTATACAATTGGCAAAGAAATAGTTGATTTGGTTTTGGACAGAATTCGTAAATTGGCCGATCAATGTACTGGACTCCAAGGTTTCTTGATCTTCCACTCGTTTGGTGGGGGTACTGGTTCTGGATTCACATCTTTGTTAATGGAACGTTTATCCGTGGACTATGGCAAAAAGTCAAAATTAGAATTTGCAATTTACCCAGCACCACAAGTATCAACTGCAGTAGTGGAACCCTACAACTCCATCTTGACCACCCACACCACTCTTGAACATTCTGACTGTGCCTTTATGGTCGACAATGAAGCAATCTACGACATCTGCAGACGTAACTTGGACATCGAGCGCCCCACTTACACCAACTTGAACAGATTGATTGGTCAAATTGTCTCTTCAATCACTGCTTCTTTGAGATTCGATGGAGCCCTTAACGTCGATTTGACAGAATTCCAAACTAACTTGGTTCCTTACCCTCGTATCCATTTCCCTCTGGTAACATATGCCCCAGTCATCTCTGCGGAAAAAGCCTACCATGAACAACTTTCTGTAGCTGAAATTACCAACGCCTGTTTTGAACCAGCTAATCAAATGGTTAAATGTGATCCAAGACATGGTAAATATATGGCTTGTTGTATGTTATACAGAGGTGATGTAGTACCAAAGGATGTTAATGCTGCTATTGCTACTATCAAGACTAAACGTACCATCCAATTCGTCGATTGGTGTCCTACTGGTTTCAAAGTAGGTATCAACTACCAACCACCTACTGTCGTGCCAGGAGGTGATTTGGCTAAAGTACAACGTGCTGTGTGCATGTTGTCCAATACCACTGCTATTGCTGAAGCTTGGGCAAGATTGGACCACAAATTCGATCTTATGTATGCCAAGAGAGCTTTCGTCCACTGGTATGTTGGTGAGGGTATGGAAGAAGGTGAATTTTCAGAAGCTCGTGAAGATTTGGCTGCACTTGAAAAAGATTATGAAGAAGTTGGTATGGACTCTGGAGAAGGAGAGGGAGAAGGCGCTGAAGAATATTAG